In the Piscinibacter sp. XHJ-5 genome, one interval contains:
- a CDS encoding amidohydrolase family protein has translation MADVAATGKSGKVVIRNIGLLLSGDIDRPILEADTIVANDGLIVAVGKEADCDTAGPNLLIDARRTCVAPGLIDSHVHPVFGDWTPRQNQLGWIDSTLNGGVTTMVSAGEVHLPGRPKDIVGLKALAITAQRAFDNFRPGGVKVLAGAPVLEKGMVEQDFKDLADAGVTLLGEVGLGSVKAGYEAQAMVAWARKHGIQSTIHTGGPSIPGSGLIDKDVVLEADADIIGHINGGHTALPEAHVCELCEKSRRAIEIVHNGNEKIAIAAAQAAMQLKCPHRVILGTDGPAGSGVQPLGILRMIALLSSLGGIPAELVFCFATGNTARLRQLNCGLIEPGRAADFVFLDRAQHTAGRTLLESVQLGDIPGVGMVMIDGIVRCGRSRNTPPATEIPVVVS, from the coding sequence ATGGCAGACGTTGCAGCCACTGGGAAATCGGGCAAGGTCGTCATCCGCAACATCGGCTTGCTGCTGTCCGGCGACATCGACCGCCCCATCCTCGAGGCTGACACCATCGTCGCGAACGACGGCCTCATCGTCGCGGTCGGCAAGGAGGCCGATTGCGACACCGCCGGGCCGAACCTGCTGATCGACGCCAGGCGCACCTGCGTGGCGCCGGGCCTGATCGACAGCCACGTGCACCCGGTGTTCGGCGACTGGACGCCGCGGCAGAACCAGCTCGGCTGGATCGATTCCACGCTGAACGGCGGCGTGACGACGATGGTCTCCGCCGGCGAAGTGCACCTGCCCGGCCGGCCCAAGGACATCGTCGGGCTGAAGGCGCTGGCCATCACCGCCCAGCGCGCGTTCGACAACTTCCGCCCCGGCGGCGTGAAGGTGCTGGCCGGCGCGCCGGTGCTCGAAAAGGGCATGGTCGAGCAGGACTTCAAGGACCTGGCCGATGCCGGCGTGACGCTGCTCGGCGAGGTCGGCCTCGGCTCGGTCAAGGCCGGCTACGAGGCGCAGGCGATGGTGGCGTGGGCGCGCAAGCACGGCATCCAGAGCACCATCCACACCGGCGGGCCGTCGATTCCCGGCTCGGGCCTGATCGACAAGGACGTGGTGCTCGAGGCCGATGCCGACATCATCGGCCACATCAACGGCGGCCACACCGCGCTGCCCGAGGCCCACGTGTGCGAGCTGTGCGAGAAGTCCAGGCGCGCGATCGAGATCGTGCACAACGGCAACGAGAAGATCGCGATCGCCGCGGCGCAGGCCGCCATGCAGCTCAAGTGCCCGCACCGGGTGATCCTCGGCACCGACGGGCCGGCGGGATCGGGCGTTCAACCGCTGGGCATTCTTCGCATGATCGCCTTGCTGTCCAGCCTGGGCGGCATCCCGGCGGAGCTGGTGTTCTGCTTCGCCACCGGGAACACGGCGCGGCTGCGCCAGCTGAATTGCGGGCTGATCGAGCCGGGGCGCGCGGCGGACTTCGTGTTCCTCGACCGCGCGCAGCACACGGCGGGGCGCACCTTGCTGGAGAGCGTGCAGCTCGGGGACATTCCCGGTGTCGGGATGGTGATGATCGACGGGATCGTGCGCTGCGGTCGCAGCCGGAACACCCCGCCGGCGACGGAGATTCCGGTGGTGGTGTCGTGA
- a CDS encoding TetR family transcriptional regulator codes for MATTTSRRSASPRSAVAGRRPGVRELAAQATRDSILKAATKVFAKHGFDGGRVEQISKAAKSYDRMIYYYFGSKEELFIAVLEETYRRFNEAESQLVLDADEPVESLQAIIRFMWGYYQRNPEFITLLNTENLHRGRHIAKSLRAREYSSAAIEVLGRVLRNGAAQGVFRSDVIARDVYLTIAAMGYFYLSNRFTLSAFLGEELESDTAMTHWAQVIIDTVLSAVAVRESAARLKRSA; via the coding sequence ATGGCCACCACCACGTCGCGCCGCAGCGCCTCGCCGCGCTCCGCCGTCGCGGGCCGGCGGCCCGGCGTGCGCGAGCTGGCGGCACAGGCCACGCGCGACAGCATCCTGAAGGCGGCCACCAAGGTGTTCGCCAAGCACGGCTTCGACGGCGGCCGCGTGGAGCAGATCTCCAAGGCGGCCAAGTCGTACGACCGGATGATCTATTACTACTTCGGCAGCAAGGAAGAGCTCTTCATCGCCGTGCTGGAGGAGACCTACCGGCGGTTCAACGAGGCGGAGTCGCAGCTCGTGCTGGACGCCGACGAGCCTGTGGAGTCGCTGCAGGCGATCATCCGCTTCATGTGGGGCTACTACCAGAGGAACCCCGAATTCATCACGCTGCTCAACACCGAGAACCTGCACCGCGGGCGGCACATCGCCAAGTCGCTGCGCGCGCGCGAGTACTCGTCGGCAGCCATCGAGGTGCTGGGACGCGTGCTGCGCAACGGCGCGGCGCAAGGGGTGTTCCGCAGCGACGTGATCGCGCGCGACGTGTACCTCACCATCGCCGCGATGGGCTATTTCTACCTGTCCAACCGCTTCACGCTGTCGGCCTTCCTCGGCGAGGAGCTGGAGAGCGACACGGCGATGACGCACTGGGCGCAGGTCATCATCGACACGGTGCTGAGCGCTGTCGCGGTGCGCGAGAGCGCGGCGCGCCTGAAGCGAAGCGCATGA
- a CDS encoding ferredoxin--NADP reductase, which translates to MSAFNEERVLSVHHWTDKLFTFTTTRDPALRFNNGHFTMIGLRVNNKPLLRAYSIVSANYEEHLEFLSIKVPDGPLTSRLQHIQPGDTIVVGRKPTGTLVIDYLVPGKRLYLLSTGTGLAPFMSIVRDPETYEKFDQVVLVHGVRQVDELAYHDLLVKHLPNHEFLGELVTSKLRYYPTVTREAYRNMGRVTELIEGGKLFEDLGLPPLDAANDRVMICGSPGMLRDLKHMLEQRGFKEGNTSTPGDFVIERAFAEQ; encoded by the coding sequence ATGAGCGCCTTCAACGAGGAACGGGTTCTGAGCGTCCACCACTGGACCGACAAGCTGTTCACCTTCACCACCACGCGAGACCCCGCGCTGCGCTTCAACAACGGCCACTTCACGATGATCGGCCTGCGCGTCAACAACAAGCCGCTGCTGCGCGCGTACAGCATCGTCAGCGCCAACTACGAGGAGCACCTCGAGTTCCTGAGCATCAAGGTGCCCGACGGCCCGCTCACCTCGCGGCTGCAGCACATCCAGCCCGGCGACACCATCGTCGTCGGCCGCAAGCCCACCGGCACGCTGGTGATCGACTACCTGGTCCCGGGCAAGCGGCTTTACCTGCTGTCCACCGGCACCGGACTCGCACCCTTCATGAGCATCGTGCGCGACCCCGAGACATACGAGAAGTTCGACCAGGTCGTGCTGGTGCACGGGGTGCGCCAGGTCGACGAGCTGGCGTACCACGACCTGCTGGTCAAGCACCTGCCCAACCACGAATTCCTCGGCGAGCTGGTCACGAGCAAGCTGCGGTACTACCCGACCGTCACGCGCGAGGCCTATCGCAACATGGGGCGCGTGACCGAGCTCATCGAGGGCGGCAAGCTGTTCGAGGACCTGGGGCTTCCGCCGCTGGATGCGGCGAACGACCGCGTGATGATCTGCGGCAGCCCCGGCATGCTGCGCGACCTCAAGCACATGCTGGAGCAGCGTGGCTTCAAGGAGGGCAACACCTCCACGCCGGGCGACTTCGTCATCGAGCGCGCCTTCGCCGAGCAGTGA
- a CDS encoding 6-hydroxynicotinate reductase → MTEHTKTDGLPGLPEAGAVPQVLEKARPRNERMAGNKIECNACPVLCQITEGKSGACDRYANVDGVLVRVDPVILLRRSAGRIGDEVVAFEALPATDEPSDAVFVTGVGSSTTYPDYKPAPFIVASQADGVDMVTVVTEGIFSYCSFKVKIDTDRWLGPEQANVRCKGEVVGHVSTAEYGSQMLSLGGVHHLTGGSKKEGRVTVEMMQALGNKQPVDLTIEGGAQIVVQAGRAPIVNGVEEERMRVGCGSATIGIFAKQFYGRADEVVVVDDHITGVLTEHQAGRCLDMRPSGIRIRGRKSTPGRYFQVANPGTGWGGTDIADPLSIIEGWDPEVAWPGLRLLMVSTTGEHSQWLVLDDALVPRPAPMPEAVAAIVSRIGENCEPSLATVLFLGGAGGSLRAGVTENPVLLTRSIKQAMVNVTCGGAPAYVWPGGGITVMVDVARMPDNSFGTVPTPALVAPIEFSMRLDDYRALGGHMEHVRPLAQVLAEGAWHHDGAPTARRWLPPSAANPWPLGQAPLLG, encoded by the coding sequence ATGACTGAACACACCAAGACTGACGGCCTGCCCGGCCTGCCCGAGGCGGGCGCCGTGCCGCAGGTGCTCGAGAAGGCGCGTCCGCGCAACGAGCGCATGGCGGGCAACAAGATCGAGTGCAACGCCTGCCCGGTGCTGTGCCAGATCACCGAAGGCAAGAGCGGCGCCTGCGACCGCTACGCCAATGTCGACGGCGTCCTGGTCCGGGTGGATCCGGTGATCCTGCTTCGCCGCTCGGCCGGGCGCATCGGCGACGAGGTGGTGGCATTCGAGGCGCTGCCAGCCACCGACGAGCCGTCCGACGCCGTCTTCGTCACCGGGGTCGGCTCCTCCACCACCTACCCCGACTACAAGCCGGCGCCGTTCATCGTCGCGTCGCAGGCCGACGGTGTCGACATGGTGACGGTGGTGACCGAAGGCATCTTCAGCTATTGCAGCTTCAAGGTGAAGATCGACACCGACCGCTGGCTGGGCCCCGAGCAGGCCAACGTGCGCTGCAAGGGCGAAGTCGTGGGCCATGTGTCGACGGCGGAGTACGGCTCGCAGATGCTGTCGCTCGGCGGCGTGCACCACCTCACCGGCGGGAGCAAGAAGGAAGGCCGCGTCACCGTCGAGATGATGCAGGCGCTCGGCAACAAGCAGCCGGTCGACCTCACCATCGAGGGCGGCGCGCAGATCGTCGTGCAGGCCGGCCGCGCGCCCATCGTCAACGGTGTCGAGGAAGAACGCATGCGCGTGGGCTGCGGCTCGGCGACCATCGGCATCTTCGCCAAGCAGTTCTACGGCCGCGCCGACGAGGTCGTGGTGGTCGACGACCACATCACCGGCGTGCTCACCGAGCACCAGGCCGGCCGCTGCCTCGACATGCGGCCGTCGGGCATCAGGATCCGCGGCCGCAAGTCGACGCCGGGGCGCTACTTCCAGGTCGCCAATCCGGGCACCGGCTGGGGCGGCACCGACATCGCCGACCCGCTGTCCATCATCGAAGGCTGGGATCCCGAGGTCGCCTGGCCAGGCCTGCGCCTGCTGATGGTGTCGACCACCGGCGAGCATTCGCAATGGCTGGTGCTCGACGACGCGCTGGTGCCGCGCCCGGCGCCCATGCCCGAGGCGGTCGCCGCCATCGTGTCGCGCATCGGCGAGAACTGCGAGCCGTCGCTGGCCACCGTGCTGTTCCTCGGCGGCGCGGGCGGCAGCCTGCGCGCGGGGGTCACCGAGAACCCGGTGCTGCTCACGCGATCGATCAAGCAGGCGATGGTCAACGTCACCTGCGGGGGCGCGCCGGCGTATGTGTGGCCGGGCGGCGGCATCACGGTGATGGTCGACGTGGCGCGCATGCCCGACAACAGCTTCGGCACCGTGCCCACGCCGGCGCTGGTCGCGCCCATCGAGTTCAGCATGCGGCTGGACGACTACCGGGCGCTCGGCGGGCACATGGAGCACGTGCGCCCGCTGGCGCAGGTGCTGGCCGAAGGCGCATGGCACCACGACGGCGCGCCCACTGCGCGGCGCTGGCTGCCGCCGTCGGCGGCCAATCCGTGGCCGCTGGGGCAGGCGCCGCTGCTGGGCTGA
- a CDS encoding UPF0280 family protein translates to MPAQRQLLPDGRWHFQHGPIDLLIGAEGDSLALSHVHLAAWHRFETLLDELVGELRLLRMPVTGSACPLQGDVARCMWVACHPYRAGFITPMAAVAGAVAQTVIGCYRREGITRAWVNNGGDIALHLTPGTSWRIGLFADPTRFDPRTPLQVDAGFTVHASLPVRGVATSGWRGRSFSLGIADSVTVLARTAAEADAAATVIANAVNLEDDARIVRRPACELKDDTDLGTIPVTVDVPALDEDAVRRALAAGERRARELQALGLIWSAVLCCQDRYVVVEAERRSQLPQIDATLPRMSVDRRVGSVFA, encoded by the coding sequence ATGCCCGCGCAACGCCAACTCCTCCCCGACGGCCGCTGGCACTTCCAGCACGGTCCGATCGACCTGCTGATCGGCGCCGAGGGCGACTCGCTGGCGCTGTCGCACGTGCACCTGGCCGCCTGGCACCGCTTCGAGACACTGCTCGACGAGCTGGTCGGCGAGCTGCGCCTGCTGCGCATGCCCGTGACCGGCTCGGCGTGTCCGCTGCAAGGCGACGTCGCTCGATGCATGTGGGTGGCCTGTCATCCCTACCGCGCCGGCTTCATCACGCCGATGGCGGCCGTGGCCGGCGCGGTGGCGCAGACGGTGATCGGCTGCTACCGGCGCGAAGGCATCACGCGGGCGTGGGTCAACAACGGCGGCGACATCGCGCTGCACCTGACGCCGGGCACGTCATGGCGCATCGGGCTGTTCGCGGATCCGACGCGCTTCGATCCACGCACGCCGCTGCAGGTCGATGCCGGCTTCACCGTTCACGCCAGCCTGCCCGTGCGCGGCGTCGCCACCAGCGGATGGCGCGGACGCAGCTTCTCGCTGGGCATCGCCGACAGCGTGACCGTGCTGGCGCGCACCGCGGCCGAAGCCGATGCCGCCGCCACGGTGATCGCCAACGCGGTCAACCTGGAGGACGATGCGCGCATCGTGCGCCGGCCCGCCTGCGAGCTGAAGGACGACACCGACCTCGGCACCATCCCGGTGACGGTGGACGTGCCGGCGCTCGACGAAGACGCGGTGCGGCGCGCGCTCGCTGCGGGCGAACGGCGCGCGCGCGAGCTGCAGGCGCTGGGCCTCATCTGGTCCGCGGTGCTGTGCTGCCAGGATCGCTACGTGGTCGTCGAAGCCGAGCGCCGCAGCCAGCTGCCCCAGATCGACGCGACGCTGCCGCGCATGTCGGTCGACCGCCGCGTTGGTTCAGTATTTGCTTAA
- a CDS encoding amino acid synthesis family protein: MIDVRRVLTQVEDIHHEFGPPPTQPLRRGAIAAVLRNPFAGRYEPDILPMMDALQPLGVTLAQQLQQAMAVTVERIEGYGKGAIVGAGGELEHGALWHVPGGYAMRALLGWKGDRQAYAQGQGESKKGQPGNGLAIVPSTKKVGAPGTALDVPLTHINAAYVRSHFDAMEVRVPGAPAADEIVLILVMSCGPRVHARVGGLKAADIARWDGLR, encoded by the coding sequence ATGATCGACGTGCGCCGCGTGCTGACGCAGGTGGAGGACATCCACCACGAGTTCGGCCCGCCGCCGACGCAGCCGCTGCGCCGCGGCGCCATCGCCGCGGTGCTGCGCAATCCGTTCGCCGGCCGCTACGAGCCGGACATCCTGCCCATGATGGACGCGCTGCAGCCGCTGGGCGTCACGCTGGCTCAGCAGCTGCAGCAGGCGATGGCCGTGACGGTGGAGCGCATCGAAGGCTACGGCAAGGGCGCCATCGTCGGGGCGGGCGGCGAGCTGGAGCACGGCGCGCTGTGGCACGTGCCGGGCGGCTATGCGATGCGCGCGCTGCTCGGCTGGAAGGGCGACCGCCAGGCCTATGCCCAGGGCCAGGGCGAGTCGAAGAAGGGGCAGCCCGGCAACGGGCTCGCCATCGTGCCCTCGACCAAGAAGGTCGGCGCGCCGGGCACCGCGCTCGACGTGCCGCTCACCCACATCAACGCCGCCTATGTGCGCAGCCATTTCGACGCGATGGAAGTGCGCGTGCCCGGCGCCCCCGCCGCCGACGAGATCGTGCTGATCCTGGTGATGAGCTGCGGCCCGCGCGTGCATGCGCGCGTCGGCGGATTGAAGGCCGCCGACATCGCCCGGTGGGACGGCTTGAGGTAG
- a CDS encoding amino acid synthesis family protein, producing MPAKIRKLIVQVDETRQEMGRAIDPPARKALAMAVIENPFAGRYADTLDELVDIGEELGALLGERCVQALGIAPGRAHSYGKAAIVGEAGELEHAAAILHPKLGAPLRRAVEKGAALVPSAKKRGGLGTAIDVPLGHKDAAFVRSHFDAMEARVADAPRANEIVVAVVVTDSGRPLPRIGGLQVSEIKGEDGLR from the coding sequence ATGCCCGCGAAGATCCGCAAACTGATCGTGCAGGTCGACGAGACGCGCCAGGAGATGGGCCGCGCCATCGATCCGCCGGCGCGCAAGGCGCTGGCGATGGCCGTCATCGAGAACCCCTTCGCCGGACGCTATGCCGACACGCTCGACGAGCTGGTCGACATCGGCGAGGAGCTCGGCGCGCTGCTCGGCGAGAGGTGCGTGCAGGCGCTGGGCATCGCACCGGGGCGTGCGCACAGCTACGGCAAGGCCGCCATCGTCGGAGAGGCCGGCGAGCTCGAGCATGCCGCGGCCATCCTGCACCCCAAGCTCGGCGCGCCGCTGCGTCGCGCGGTGGAAAAGGGCGCGGCGCTGGTGCCCTCCGCCAAGAAGCGCGGCGGACTCGGCACCGCGATCGACGTGCCGCTGGGCCACAAGGACGCCGCGTTCGTGCGCAGCCACTTCGACGCGATGGAAGCGCGCGTGGCCGACGCGCCGCGCGCCAACGAGATCGTCGTCGCGGTGGTCGTCACCGACAGCGGGCGTCCGCTGCCGCGCATCGGCGGGCTGCAGGTGAGCGAGATCAAGGGTGAGGATGGGTTGCGGTGA
- a CDS encoding ABC transporter substrate-binding protein has protein sequence MNIKHAAIAATITTMALAAHAQGVIKIGEVNSYKVQPAFLEPYKKGMELAVEEINAAGGVNGKKLQLITRDDNGNPGDAVRAAEELLSREQVDVLTGTFLSNIGLALTDFAKQKKVFFLAGEPLTDKIVWQNGNRYTFRLRPSTYMQSAMLVPEAAKLRKKRWAVVYPNYEYGVSAVTTFKQLLKAAQPDVEFVAEQAPPLGKLDAGSVVQALSDAKPDAIFNVLFGADLAKFVREGNTRGLFQNREVVSMLTGEPEYLDPLKDETPNGWIVTGYPWYGIQTPEHKAFFLAYHGKFKDYPRLGSVVGYSMIKSVAEGARKAKSTETEKMIAAFKGLQVPTPFGTITYRSEDQQSTMGAFVGKTKNEGGKGTMVEYRYLDGAKYLPVGEELKKLRALD, from the coding sequence ATGAACATCAAGCACGCCGCCATCGCGGCCACCATCACCACGATGGCGCTCGCCGCCCACGCCCAGGGCGTGATCAAGATCGGCGAGGTCAACAGCTACAAGGTGCAGCCGGCCTTTCTCGAGCCCTACAAGAAGGGCATGGAGCTGGCGGTCGAGGAGATCAACGCCGCCGGCGGCGTCAACGGCAAGAAGCTGCAGCTCATCACCCGCGACGACAACGGCAACCCGGGCGATGCCGTGCGAGCGGCCGAGGAACTGCTCTCGCGTGAGCAGGTCGATGTGCTGACCGGCACCTTCCTCTCCAACATCGGCCTCGCGCTCACCGACTTCGCCAAGCAGAAGAAGGTCTTCTTCCTCGCGGGCGAGCCGCTCACCGACAAGATCGTCTGGCAGAACGGCAACCGCTACACCTTCCGGCTGCGCCCGTCGACCTACATGCAGTCGGCGATGCTGGTGCCCGAGGCCGCCAAGCTCAGGAAGAAGCGCTGGGCGGTGGTGTACCCCAACTACGAGTACGGCGTGTCGGCCGTCACCACCTTCAAGCAGCTGCTCAAGGCCGCGCAGCCGGACGTCGAGTTCGTCGCCGAGCAGGCGCCGCCGCTCGGCAAGCTCGATGCCGGCAGCGTCGTGCAGGCCCTGTCCGATGCCAAGCCCGATGCCATCTTCAACGTGCTCTTCGGCGCCGACCTCGCGAAGTTCGTGCGCGAGGGCAACACGCGGGGCCTGTTCCAGAACCGCGAGGTCGTCAGCATGCTGACCGGCGAGCCCGAGTACCTCGATCCGCTGAAGGACGAGACGCCCAACGGCTGGATCGTCACCGGCTACCCCTGGTACGGCATCCAGACACCGGAGCACAAGGCCTTCTTCCTCGCCTACCACGGCAAGTTCAAGGACTATCCGCGGCTCGGCTCGGTGGTCGGCTACAGCATGATCAAGTCGGTGGCCGAAGGCGCGAGGAAGGCGAAGAGCACCGAGACCGAGAAGATGATCGCCGCCTTCAAGGGCCTGCAGGTGCCCACGCCGTTCGGCACCATCACGTACCGCTCCGAAGACCAGCAGTCGACGATGGGCGCGTTCGTGGGCAAGACGAAGAACGAAGGTGGCAAGGGCACGATGGTGGAGTACCGGTACCTCGACGGGGCGAAGTACCTGCCGGTCGGCGAAGAGCTCAAGAAGCTGCGTGCGCTGGACTGA
- a CDS encoding ABC transporter permease → MNFSGFIVQLLNGLAGASSLFMVAAGLSLIFGVTRIVNFAHGSFFMLGIYIAYSLSQWLGGGAWFWPALLLAALAVGAFGALVEMTLLRRIYRAPELFQLLATFALVLVIKDAALWFWGPEDVLGPRAPGLARSVEILGRQFPSYDLLLIVIGPAVLGLLWLLLTRTRWGTLVRAATQDREMVGALGVNQAWLFTAVFALGAMLAGLGGALQLPREPANLGLDLLTIGDAFVVVVVGGMGSIPGAYVAALLIAEIKALCVGLGTVDLLGVSFSFSKLTLVAEFLVMAVVLVVRPWGLLGRAQGVSRSAAPAEAPLRPADRTLKWTGAVVLAGLLLLPLITAQSPYATVLAIDLLTAALFAASLHFIMGPAGMHSFGHAAYFGLGAYGAALLVLRFGLPMELSLIAAPLVAALGALLFGWFCVRLSGVYLAMLTLAFAQIVWSICYQWDQFTGGSNGLTGVWPAPWLADKRAYYYLTLILVAGAVLLLRRALFSPFGYALRAGRDSPLRADAIGIDVKRLQWGGFVVAAAFAGLAGALFAFSKGSISPDSMSVGKSVDGLVMVLLGGLQTLAGPVVGAVTFTWLQDSVARSTDYWRALLGGIMLLLVLAFPQGIAGFARQLIRRSAP, encoded by the coding sequence ATGAACTTCTCCGGCTTCATCGTCCAGCTCCTCAACGGCCTTGCGGGAGCCTCGTCGCTGTTCATGGTCGCCGCCGGCCTGTCGCTGATCTTCGGCGTGACGCGCATCGTCAACTTCGCGCACGGCTCCTTCTTCATGCTGGGCATCTACATCGCCTACTCGCTGTCGCAGTGGCTGGGCGGCGGCGCCTGGTTCTGGCCGGCGCTGCTGCTCGCCGCGCTGGCGGTGGGCGCCTTCGGCGCGCTGGTGGAGATGACGCTGCTGCGCCGCATCTACCGCGCGCCCGAGCTGTTCCAGCTACTCGCCACCTTCGCGCTCGTGCTCGTGATCAAGGACGCGGCCCTGTGGTTTTGGGGGCCCGAGGATGTGCTCGGCCCGCGCGCGCCGGGCCTCGCGCGCTCGGTGGAGATCCTCGGGCGGCAGTTTCCGAGCTACGACCTGCTGCTGATCGTGATCGGGCCCGCCGTGCTGGGGCTGCTGTGGCTGCTGCTGACGCGCACACGCTGGGGCACGCTGGTGCGCGCGGCCACGCAGGACCGCGAGATGGTGGGCGCGCTGGGCGTCAACCAGGCGTGGCTGTTCACCGCGGTGTTCGCGCTCGGCGCGATGCTGGCGGGCCTGGGCGGTGCGCTGCAGCTGCCGCGCGAGCCCGCGAACCTCGGCCTGGATCTGCTGACGATTGGCGACGCCTTCGTGGTCGTCGTGGTCGGCGGGATGGGGTCCATTCCCGGCGCCTATGTCGCGGCGCTGCTCATTGCCGAGATCAAGGCGCTGTGCGTGGGCCTGGGCACCGTGGACCTCCTCGGCGTCAGCTTCTCGTTCTCCAAGCTCACCCTGGTGGCTGAGTTCCTCGTCATGGCGGTCGTGCTGGTCGTGCGGCCGTGGGGCCTGCTGGGCCGCGCGCAAGGCGTGAGCCGCAGCGCGGCACCGGCCGAGGCGCCGCTGCGGCCGGCCGACCGCACGCTGAAGTGGACCGGCGCGGTCGTGCTCGCCGGCCTGCTGCTGCTGCCGCTGATCACCGCGCAGTCGCCGTATGCCACCGTCCTGGCCATCGACCTGCTCACCGCCGCGCTGTTCGCCGCCAGCCTGCACTTCATCATGGGGCCGGCCGGCATGCACTCGTTCGGCCATGCAGCGTACTTCGGGCTGGGGGCCTATGGCGCGGCGCTGCTGGTGCTGCGCTTCGGGTTGCCGATGGAGCTGTCGCTGATCGCGGCGCCGCTGGTCGCCGCGCTCGGCGCCCTGCTGTTCGGCTGGTTCTGCGTGCGCCTGTCGGGCGTGTACCTCGCGATGCTCACGCTGGCCTTCGCGCAGATCGTCTGGTCGATCTGCTACCAGTGGGACCAGTTCACCGGCGGCAGCAACGGCCTCACCGGCGTGTGGCCAGCGCCGTGGCTGGCCGACAAGCGCGCGTACTACTACCTCACGCTGATCCTCGTGGCCGGTGCCGTGCTGCTGCTGCGCCGCGCCTTGTTCTCGCCCTTCGGCTATGCGCTGCGCGCCGGGCGCGACTCGCCGCTGCGCGCCGATGCGATCGGCATCGACGTCAAGCGCCTGCAATGGGGCGGCTTCGTCGTCGCCGCCGCCTTCGCCGGTCTCGCCGGCGCGCTGTTCGCCTTCTCCAAGGGCAGCATCTCGCCCGACAGCATGTCGGTCGGCAAGTCGGTCGACGGGCTGGTGATGGTGCTGCTGGGCGGGTTGCAGACCCTGGCCGGGCCGGTGGTCGGGGCGGTGACCTTCACCTGGCTGCAGGACAGCGTGGCGCGCAGCACCGACTACTGGCGAGCGCTGCTCGGCGGCATCATGCTGCTGCTGGTGCTGGCCTTCCCGCAGGGCATCGCGGGATTCGCGCGGCAGCTGATCCGCAGGAGCGCGCCATGA
- a CDS encoding ABC transporter ATP-binding protein, whose translation MSLLQVSHLQKHFGGLTAVDDVSFSLAPGELLALIGPNGAGKSTTFNMVNGQLRADGGSIRFDGQELVGRRPREIWKLGVGRTFQIAETFSSLTVIENVQMALLSADGRLFSMWRPAAAHKREQAHALLERVGMAAQADRPCSELAYGDVKRVELAIAMANAPKLLLMDEPTAGMAPRERNELMALTKKLVVERGLAVLFTEHSMDVVFAYADRMIVLARGRLIAEGKPMEIRDHPKVQEVYFGTGRTFETKTSTPREVA comes from the coding sequence ATGAGCCTGTTGCAGGTCAGCCATCTGCAGAAGCACTTCGGCGGCCTCACGGCCGTCGACGACGTCAGCTTCAGCCTCGCTCCGGGGGAACTGCTCGCGCTGATCGGCCCCAACGGCGCCGGCAAGTCGACGACCTTCAACATGGTCAACGGCCAGCTGCGCGCCGACGGCGGCTCGATCCGCTTCGATGGCCAGGAGCTCGTCGGACGCAGGCCGCGCGAGATCTGGAAGCTGGGCGTCGGGCGCACCTTCCAGATAGCAGAGACCTTCTCCTCGCTGACGGTGATCGAGAACGTGCAGATGGCGCTGCTGTCGGCCGACGGCAGGCTGTTCTCGATGTGGCGCCCGGCCGCGGCGCACAAGCGCGAGCAGGCGCATGCGCTGCTCGAGCGGGTCGGCATGGCCGCGCAGGCCGACCGTCCCTGCAGCGAGCTGGCCTATGGCGACGTCAAGCGTGTCGAGCTGGCCATCGCGATGGCCAACGCCCCCAAGCTGCTGCTGATGGACGAGCCCACCGCCGGCATGGCGCCCAGGGAGCGCAACGAGCTGATGGCACTGACGAAGAAGCTGGTCGTCGAGCGCGGTCTCGCGGTGCTCTTCACCGAGCACAGCATGGATGTCGTCTTCGCCTATGCCGACCGCATGATCGTGCTGGCGCGCGGGCGCCTCATCGCCGAGGGCAAGCCGATGGAGATTCGCGACCATCCGAAGGTCCAGGAGGTGTACTTCGGCACCGGCAGGACGTTCGAGACGAAGACGAGCACGCCTCGGGAGGTCGCGTGA